The DNA sequence ATGCCTTCGGGCAAGCGCGGCCGCTTCCCGGTCGGAACACCGGTTCTTGATGCGGCGCGCAAGCTCGGCGTCTATGTCGAAAGCGTCTGCGGCGGGCGCGCCACCTGCGGGCGCTGTCAGATCGAGGTGCAGGAAGGCAACTTCGCCAAGCACAAGATCGTCTCGTCCAACGAGCACATTTCTGAAAAGGGCGCCAAGGAAGAGCGCTACGAGAAGATCCGCGGCCTGCCCGACCGCCGCCGCCTCTCCTGCTCCGCCCAGATCCTCGGCGATCTCGTCATCGACGTGCCGCAGGACACCGTCATCAATGCGCAAGTGGTGCGCAAGGCTGCGACCGACCGGGTGATCGAACGCAATGCCGCCGTCCAGCTCTGCTATGTCGAGGTCGACGAGCCCGACATGCACAAGCCGCTCGGTGACCTCGATCGCCTGAAGGTGATGCTGGAGAAGGATTGGGGCTGGAAGGACCTGCTGATCGCGCCGCACCTGATCCCGCAGGTGCAGAGCATCCTGCGCAAGGGCAACTGGGCCGTCACCGCCGCCATCCACCGCGACATGGATTCGTCGCGCCCGTTCATCGTCGGCCTCTGGCCGGGGCTGAAGAACGAAGCCTATGGCGTTGCCTGCGACATCGGCTCGACCACCATCGCCATGCACCTGGTCTCGCTGCTTTCCGGCCGCATCGTCGGCTCCTCGGGCGCCTCCAACCCGCAGATCCGCTTCGGCGAAGACCTGATGAGCCGCGTCTCCTACGTGATGATGAACCCGGATGGCCGCGAGGCCATGACCAAGGCGGTGCGCGAGGCAGTCAATGGTCTCATCGGCAAGGTCTGTGCCGAAGGCGAGGTCGACCGCCACGACATTCTGGACATGGTCTTCGTCGGCAATCCGATCATGCACCACCTGTTCCTCGGCATCGACCCGACGGAACTCGGCCAGGCGCCGTTCGCGCTCGCCGTTTCCGGCGCGCTGCAGTACTGGGCGCATGAGCTCGACATCGACGTCAACCGTGGCGCCAGGCTCTACATGCTGCCCTGTATCGCCGGCCATGTCGGCGCCGATGCCGCGGGTGCAACCTTGTCCGAAGGCCCCTACCGCCAGGACAAGATGATGTTGCTCGTCGATGTCGGCACCAATGCCGAGATCGTGCTTGGCAACAAGGACCGCGTCGTCGCCGCCTCCTCGCCCACAGGCCCCGCCTTCGAGGGTGCCGAAATCTCCTCCGGTCAGCGCGCTGCCCCGGGCGCCATCGAGCGCGTGCGCATCGAT is a window from the Ensifer adhaerens genome containing:
- a CDS encoding ASKHA domain-containing protein; translated protein: MRIEGTSEIETNMTEAAQKEPLVLFMPSGKRGRFPVGTPVLDAARKLGVYVESVCGGRATCGRCQIEVQEGNFAKHKIVSSNEHISEKGAKEERYEKIRGLPDRRRLSCSAQILGDLVIDVPQDTVINAQVVRKAATDRVIERNAAVQLCYVEVDEPDMHKPLGDLDRLKVMLEKDWGWKDLLIAPHLIPQVQSILRKGNWAVTAAIHRDMDSSRPFIVGLWPGLKNEAYGVACDIGSTTIAMHLVSLLSGRIVGSSGASNPQIRFGEDLMSRVSYVMMNPDGREAMTKAVREAVNGLIGKVCAEGEVDRHDILDMVFVGNPIMHHLFLGIDPTELGQAPFALAVSGALQYWAHELDIDVNRGARLYMLPCIAGHVGADAAGATLSEGPYRQDKMMLLVDVGTNAEIVLGNKDRVVAASSPTGPAFEGAEISSGQRAAPGAIERVRIDPVTLEPRFRVIGVDKWSDEDGFAEAAASVGVTGICGSAIIEIVAEMYLSGIISQDGVVDGAMAEKSPRIIPNGRTFSYLLHDGEPRITVTQNDIRAIQLAKAALYAGIKLLMEKLDIEHVDTIRFAGAFGSFIDPKYAMVLGLIPDCDLDEVKAVGNAAGTGALMALLNRGHRREIEQTVSKIEKIETALESKFQEHFVNAMAMPNKVDAFPKLATVVTLPERKVGSDDGEGGGRRRRRSRE